The following are encoded together in the Streptomyces sp. NBC_00358 genome:
- a CDS encoding SDR family NAD(P)-dependent oxidoreductase, with protein sequence MTATTASTAPATAAMRRFEGYGVLITGAARGIGAATARRLAEEGARVLVTDVDPAEAGRTAAALRELGARAESFTCDVGDRTQVEAAVAYAVDAFGSLDVLVNNAFRCSPDAPLFEDEGDEEWARDLDITLTGAYRCARAALPHLVASGRGSIVSIGSVNGIQDFGNHAYSAAKAGLMSLTRTLAGHAASRGVRVNLVAPGTVRTTAWEGREDDLASAARLYPLGRVGEPEDIAAAVAFLASRDASWITGTTLCVDGGLTGVNTGFRQAVGGHDGDRAGGGDNGSGRP encoded by the coding sequence ATGACTGCGACGACTGCCTCAACCGCCCCTGCCACGGCCGCGATGAGGCGCTTCGAGGGCTACGGGGTTCTGATCACCGGTGCGGCCCGTGGCATCGGCGCGGCGACCGCCCGCCGCCTCGCCGAGGAAGGCGCCCGGGTCCTCGTCACCGACGTGGACCCGGCGGAGGCCGGGAGGACGGCCGCCGCGCTGCGCGAACTCGGCGCGCGGGCCGAGTCGTTCACGTGCGACGTGGGGGACCGGACCCAGGTCGAGGCCGCCGTGGCGTACGCCGTGGACGCCTTCGGCTCGCTCGACGTCCTGGTCAACAACGCCTTCCGGTGCAGCCCCGACGCCCCGCTCTTCGAGGACGAGGGCGACGAGGAGTGGGCCCGTGACCTCGACATCACCCTGACCGGCGCCTACCGATGCGCCCGCGCGGCGCTTCCGCACCTGGTGGCCTCCGGCCGCGGTTCCATCGTCAGCATCGGCTCCGTCAACGGCATCCAGGACTTCGGCAACCACGCCTACAGCGCGGCCAAGGCGGGACTGATGTCGCTCACCCGCACCCTGGCGGGCCACGCCGCGAGCCGGGGCGTCCGCGTCAACCTGGTCGCTCCGGGCACCGTGCGCACCACGGCCTGGGAGGGGCGCGAGGACGATCTCGCCTCCGCGGCGCGGCTGTACCCGCTCGGCCGGGTCGGCGAACCGGAGGACATCGCGGCCGCTGTCGCCTTCCTCGCCTCCCGTGACGCGTCCTGGATCACCGGCACGACCCTGTGTGTCGACGGCGGCCTGACGGGCGTGAACACCGGGTTCCGGCAGGCGGTCGGGGGGCACGACGGCGACCGTGCCGGCGGCGGCGACAACGGGAGCGGCAGACCTTAG
- a CDS encoding SDR family oxidoreductase, protein MSEGTLGDRVALVAGATRGAGRGIAVELGAAGATVYVTGRSTRQRRSEYDRPETVEDTADLVTAAGGRGIAVPTDHLVPSEVAALVARIADEQGRLDILVNDIWGAEKLFEWDAPVWEHDLDNGLRMLRLAVETHAVTSHHALPLLLRRPGGLVVEMTDGTAEYNRDTYRVSFFYDLAKSAVLRMAFALGHELGPRGATAVALTPGWLRSEMMLETFGVTEANWRDAEERVPHFGISETPSYVGRAVAALAADPELARWNGQSLSSGQLAQVYGFTDLDGSRPDCWRYMVEVQDKGGPADTRGYR, encoded by the coding sequence ATGTCGGAGGGCACTCTGGGGGACAGGGTCGCCCTGGTGGCGGGCGCGACCCGGGGCGCGGGCCGTGGCATCGCCGTGGAACTGGGCGCGGCGGGCGCCACCGTCTACGTGACCGGACGCAGTACGCGGCAACGGCGCTCGGAGTACGACCGTCCGGAGACCGTCGAGGACACCGCGGACCTGGTGACGGCGGCGGGCGGGCGGGGCATCGCGGTCCCCACGGACCACCTCGTGCCCTCCGAGGTGGCGGCGCTCGTCGCCCGGATCGCCGACGAGCAGGGGCGCCTCGACATCCTGGTCAACGACATCTGGGGCGCCGAGAAGCTCTTCGAATGGGACGCCCCCGTCTGGGAGCACGATCTCGACAACGGACTCAGGATGCTCAGGCTCGCGGTGGAGACCCACGCCGTCACCAGTCACCACGCGCTGCCCCTGCTGCTGCGCCGGCCCGGCGGCCTGGTCGTCGAGATGACAGACGGCACGGCGGAGTACAACCGCGACACCTACCGGGTCTCGTTCTTCTACGACCTCGCCAAGTCGGCGGTGCTGCGCATGGCGTTCGCCCTCGGACACGAGCTGGGCCCGCGCGGCGCCACGGCCGTCGCCCTCACGCCCGGCTGGCTCCGCTCGGAGATGATGCTCGAAACCTTCGGCGTGACCGAGGCGAACTGGCGCGACGCCGAGGAACGCGTCCCGCACTTCGGTATCTCCGAGACGCCGTCCTACGTAGGTCGCGCGGTCGCCGCGCTGGCCGCCGACCCCGAACTCGCGCGCTGGAACGGGCAATCCCTCTCCAGCGGGCAGCTCGCCCAGGTGTACGGCTTCACCGACCTCGACGGCAGCCGTCCGGACTGCTGGCGGTACATGGTCGAAGTGCAGGACAAGGGAGGACCGGCGGACACCAGGGGGTATCGCTGA
- a CDS encoding MBL fold metallo-hydrolase: protein MSARIEHLVTSGTFSLDGGTWDVDNNVWIVGNDHEAVVIDAAHDADAIAEAVGDRRLTAIVCTHAHNDHIDAAPALAERTGATIWLHPDDLPLWKVTHPDRLPDAWLQDGHVIEAAGADLTVLHTPGHAPGAVCLYDPGLGTLFSGDTLFQGGPGATGRSYSHFPTIIESIRDRLLSLPADTVVRTGHGDTTTIGAEAPHLEEWIARGH from the coding sequence ATGAGCGCCCGCATCGAACACCTCGTCACCTCGGGCACGTTCTCGCTCGACGGCGGCACCTGGGACGTCGACAACAATGTGTGGATCGTGGGGAACGACCACGAGGCGGTCGTCATCGACGCCGCTCACGACGCCGACGCCATCGCCGAGGCGGTGGGCGACCGGCGGCTGACCGCGATCGTGTGCACGCACGCCCACAACGACCACATCGACGCCGCCCCCGCTCTGGCCGAGCGCACCGGCGCCACCATCTGGCTCCACCCCGACGACCTGCCGCTGTGGAAGGTCACCCACCCCGACCGGCTGCCCGACGCCTGGCTCCAGGACGGTCACGTGATCGAGGCGGCGGGTGCGGACCTGACGGTGCTGCACACCCCGGGGCACGCCCCGGGCGCGGTCTGCCTCTACGACCCCGGTCTCGGCACCCTCTTCTCCGGCGACACCCTCTTCCAGGGCGGCCCGGGGGCGACGGGCCGGTCGTACTCGCACTTCCCGACGATCATCGAGTCCATCCGGGACCGGCTGCTCTCCCTCCCGGCCGACACCGTCGTCCGTACGGGACACGGCGACACGACCACGATCGGCGCGGAGGCTCCGCACCTGGAGGAGTGGATCGCCCGCGGCCACTGA
- a CDS encoding S-(hydroxymethyl)mycothiol dehydrogenase: MAQEVRGVIAPGKNEPVRVETIVVPDPGPGEAVVKIQACGVCHTDLHYKQGGINDDFPFLLGHEAAGIVESVGAGVTDVAPGDFVILNWRAVCGQCRACLRGRPWYCFDTHNAKQKMTLKDGTELSPALGIGAFAEKTLVAAGQCTKVDPSVSPAVAGLLGCGVMAGIGAAINTGEVGRGDTVAVIGCGGVGDAAVAGSRLAGAAKIIAVDIDDRKLTTARKLGATHTVNSRETDPVEAIRELTGGFGADVVIEAVGRPETYQQAFYARDLAGTVVLVGVPTPDMKLELPLIDVFGRGGALKSSWYGDCLPSRDFPMLIDLHLQGRLDLGAFVSETIALDDIEAAFERMHQGDVLRSVVML; encoded by the coding sequence ATGGCGCAGGAAGTACGGGGCGTGATCGCACCGGGCAAGAACGAGCCGGTGCGCGTCGAGACCATCGTCGTGCCGGATCCGGGACCGGGCGAGGCCGTGGTGAAGATCCAGGCCTGCGGGGTCTGCCACACCGACCTGCACTACAAGCAGGGCGGCATCAACGACGACTTCCCGTTCCTGCTCGGCCACGAGGCGGCCGGAATCGTGGAGTCGGTCGGCGCCGGTGTCACGGACGTGGCACCCGGTGACTTCGTCATCCTCAACTGGCGTGCGGTGTGCGGGCAGTGCCGTGCCTGTCTGCGCGGACGCCCCTGGTACTGCTTCGACACCCACAACGCCAAGCAGAAGATGACCCTCAAGGACGGCACCGAACTGTCCCCGGCCCTCGGCATCGGCGCCTTCGCCGAGAAGACGCTGGTCGCGGCCGGACAGTGCACCAAGGTCGACCCCTCGGTCTCCCCGGCGGTCGCCGGACTGCTCGGCTGCGGAGTGATGGCCGGCATCGGGGCCGCCATCAACACGGGCGAAGTCGGCCGGGGTGACACGGTCGCGGTCATCGGCTGCGGTGGCGTCGGCGACGCGGCCGTCGCCGGCTCCCGGCTCGCCGGCGCGGCGAAGATCATCGCCGTGGACATCGACGACCGCAAGCTCACGACGGCCCGGAAACTCGGCGCGACGCACACCGTCAACTCCCGCGAGACCGACCCCGTCGAGGCGATCCGCGAACTCACCGGCGGCTTCGGCGCCGACGTCGTCATCGAGGCGGTCGGTCGCCCCGAGACGTATCAACAGGCCTTCTACGCCCGCGATCTCGCCGGCACGGTCGTCCTCGTCGGCGTGCCCACCCCCGACATGAAGCTCGAACTCCCGCTGATCGACGTGTTCGGACGCGGTGGCGCCCTCAAGTCGTCCTGGTACGGCGACTGTCTGCCCTCCCGCGACTTCCCGATGCTGATCGACCTGCACCTCCAAGGGCGCCTCGACCTGGGGGCGTTCGTGAGCGAGACGATCGCCCTGGACGACATCGAGGCGGCCTTCGAGCGGATGCACCAGGGCGACGTACTGCGCTCGGTGGTGATGCTGTGA
- a CDS encoding metal-sensitive transcriptional regulator gives MELELAGAELKSVLNRLRRAQGQIAGVIRMIEEGRDCEDVVTQLAAASRALDRAGFAIIATGLQQCLTDAGNGAKNGETSEQMRARLEKLFLSLA, from the coding sequence GTGGAACTGGAACTCGCGGGTGCCGAGCTGAAGTCCGTGCTGAACCGGCTGCGCCGGGCGCAGGGGCAGATCGCCGGAGTGATCCGGATGATCGAGGAGGGGCGCGACTGCGAGGACGTGGTCACCCAGCTCGCCGCGGCCTCCCGCGCCCTGGACCGGGCCGGCTTCGCGATCATCGCCACCGGGCTCCAGCAATGTCTGACCGACGCCGGGAACGGCGCGAAGAACGGTGAGACGAGCGAGCAGATGCGTGCCCGGCTGGAGAAGCTCTTCCTGTCGCTGGCCTGA
- a CDS encoding rhodanese-like domain-containing protein encodes MNSPASPASPASPVSPVAIASLDVGQARGRLAELTVIDVRTPGEYASGHLPGALNIPLDRLPRALSVLGDARPELLLVCASGKRSADACALLAEHGVPAATLTGGTDAWAEHGHELHRPAGSTRAGWSMERQVRFTAGAVVLTGLGLGLRRPAWRLLPAGVAGGLVLSALTDTCGMAALLSRLPHNRPRAVDLDATLAALGERLS; translated from the coding sequence ATGAACTCCCCCGCCTCCCCCGCATCCCCCGCCTCCCCCGTCTCCCCCGTCGCCATCGCCTCCCTCGACGTCGGCCAGGCCCGCGGCCGGCTCGCCGAACTGACCGTCATCGACGTCCGCACCCCGGGCGAATACGCCTCCGGGCATCTACCGGGCGCCCTCAACATCCCCCTGGACCGGCTCCCCCGGGCGCTGTCCGTACTCGGGGACGCCCGTCCCGAACTGCTCCTGGTCTGCGCCTCCGGCAAGCGCTCCGCCGACGCCTGCGCCCTGCTGGCCGAGCACGGGGTACCGGCGGCCACGCTCACCGGCGGCACCGACGCCTGGGCGGAGCACGGACACGAACTGCACCGCCCGGCCGGCTCCACGCGGGCCGGCTGGTCCATGGAGCGCCAGGTCAGGTTCACCGCCGGCGCCGTCGTCCTCACCGGCCTCGGTCTCGGACTCCGGCGCCCCGCCTGGCGGTTGCTCCCCGCCGGGGTGGCGGGCGGCCTGGTCCTCTCGGCGCTCACCGACACCTGCGGCATGGCCGCGCTGCTCTCCAGGCTCCCGCACAACCGGCCGCGAGCGGTGGACCTCGACGCCACCCTGGCGGCACTCGGGGAGCGCCTGTCCTGA
- a CDS encoding ABC transporter ATP-binding protein, whose translation MSPTEAEPEVPAWRLLLGYVRPHRWALFAGALLALTTGATGLLLPLVARGLIDDLSHDRPIGRALLGMAALVVTNAAVGGLGSYVLRRTAESVVLGARRELSSYLLRLRIPAVDRSEPGDLMARITSDTTLLREVTTDSLVGLGTGGLTLVATVVMMGLVDGVLLGVTLGVVLCAGSVLGLIVPRINRASRQAQNAVGVMGASLERTLGALRTIKASGAEHREERTVHAAAEESWRQSVRAAKWSAAAGNTAGLAMQIAFITVLAVGGARVATGAIDVGTLVAFLLYVFYLMSPIQQVVGAVTQYQTGAAALARIQEALRLPAEPAALPAPLPSPGAEPAALAFDDVRFRYADDLPYVHHGVTFAVPARGLTAFVGPSGAGKTTVFSLIERFYDPESGLITVDGRALEDWELPRLRSAIGYVEQDAPVLSGSLRDNLLLGDPEADEGELNRVLKTTRLDGLVDRLPRGLDTLVGHRGTKLSGGERQRVAIARALLRRPRLLLLDEATSQLDAVNEAALRDTVADVARTTTVLVVAHRLSTVTTADRIVVMEAGRVRAVGTHRDLVAGDPLYAELAATQFLATAG comes from the coding sequence GTGAGCCCGACCGAGGCCGAGCCCGAGGTGCCCGCGTGGCGCCTGCTGCTCGGGTACGTACGACCGCACCGCTGGGCGCTGTTCGCGGGCGCGCTGCTGGCGCTCACGACCGGGGCCACCGGCCTGCTCCTTCCGTTGGTCGCACGCGGGCTCATCGACGACCTGTCGCACGACCGGCCGATCGGACGGGCGCTGCTCGGCATGGCGGCCCTGGTGGTCACCAACGCGGCGGTGGGCGGGCTGGGTTCGTACGTTCTCCGGCGCACCGCCGAGTCGGTGGTGCTCGGCGCGCGGCGCGAGCTGTCGTCGTACCTGCTGCGGCTGCGGATACCCGCCGTGGACCGCAGCGAGCCCGGCGACCTGATGGCCCGCATCACCTCGGACACGACCCTGCTGCGCGAGGTCACGACCGATTCGCTGGTCGGCCTCGGCACCGGAGGTCTCACCCTGGTCGCGACGGTGGTGATGATGGGCCTGGTCGACGGGGTGCTGCTCGGGGTCACGCTGGGCGTGGTGCTGTGCGCGGGCTCGGTCCTCGGCCTGATCGTGCCCCGTATCAACCGCGCCAGCAGGCAGGCCCAGAACGCCGTCGGGGTGATGGGGGCCTCGCTGGAGCGGACCCTCGGCGCACTGCGCACGATCAAGGCGTCCGGCGCCGAACACCGCGAGGAGCGCACCGTCCACGCGGCCGCCGAGGAGTCCTGGCGGCAGAGCGTGCGGGCCGCCAAGTGGTCCGCGGCCGCGGGCAACACGGCCGGTCTGGCGATGCAGATCGCCTTCATCACGGTCCTCGCGGTGGGCGGCGCCCGGGTCGCGACGGGCGCCATCGACGTCGGCACCCTGGTCGCCTTCCTGCTCTACGTGTTCTACCTGATGTCACCGATCCAGCAGGTGGTCGGCGCGGTCACGCAGTACCAGACCGGCGCCGCCGCGCTCGCCCGCATCCAGGAGGCCCTCCGGCTGCCCGCGGAACCGGCCGCCCTGCCCGCGCCGCTGCCGTCCCCCGGCGCCGAACCGGCGGCGCTCGCCTTCGACGACGTGCGCTTTCGTTACGCCGACGATCTGCCGTACGTCCACCACGGGGTGACGTTCGCCGTGCCGGCCCGCGGACTGACCGCGTTCGTCGGCCCGTCGGGCGCGGGCAAGACCACCGTCTTCTCGCTCATCGAGCGGTTCTACGACCCCGAGTCGGGCCTCATCACCGTGGACGGCCGCGCGCTGGAGGACTGGGAGCTGCCGCGGCTCCGGTCCGCCATCGGCTATGTGGAGCAGGACGCGCCCGTACTGTCGGGGTCCCTGCGCGACAATCTCCTGCTCGGCGATCCGGAGGCCGACGAGGGCGAGCTGAACCGGGTGCTGAAGACGACCCGCCTCGACGGCCTCGTCGACCGGTTGCCGCGCGGCCTGGACACGCTGGTCGGTCATCGCGGCACCAAGCTTTCGGGCGGCGAGCGCCAGCGCGTCGCCATCGCCAGGGCCCTGCTGCGGCGCCCCCGGCTGCTGCTGCTCGACGAGGCGACCTCACAGCTCGACGCCGTCAACGAGGCCGCGTTGCGGGACACGGTCGCCGACGTGGCCCGTACGACCACGGTCCTCGTGGTCGCGCACCGGCTGTCCACGGTCACCACGGCCGACCGCATCGTCGTGATGGAGGCGGGCCGCGTCCGCGCCGTGGGCACCCACCGCGACCTCGTCGCCGGGGATCCTCTCTACGCCGAACTGGCCGCCACGCAGTTCCTCGCGACCGCGGGATGA
- a CDS encoding helix-turn-helix transcriptional regulator, whose protein sequence is MAKNRHPAGQAVHEVPFAAHVGTPAGLEVISLAALRARSRTHGADLGLPRRPGFHQVLTLDSGALRQSVDFTAHHVERGSWLWTRPGQVLQWGDLTRAEGTLIAFEREFPDPGTARAARLDDPHAPVLRRPKSEDATSLRVAGAHLEHEFLTPGRLPLDARVAVLRHLLDVLILRLAHLEEPGSPGGGPSETFLRFRETVERDFAHTRRVDDYALALGYSARTLSRAALDAAGIGAKEFIDRRVVLEAKRLLAHTDLAAARIAAQLGFSSATNFAKYFHQRAGQAPIAFRTAVRGGGTGIPGARAPR, encoded by the coding sequence ATGGCCAAAAACCGACACCCCGCCGGGCAGGCCGTCCACGAGGTCCCTTTCGCGGCCCACGTCGGCACACCCGCCGGACTTGAAGTGATCTCGCTGGCCGCGCTGCGCGCCCGCTCCCGGACCCACGGAGCCGATCTCGGCCTGCCGCGGCGCCCCGGGTTCCACCAGGTGCTCACGCTCGACTCCGGCGCACTGCGCCAGAGCGTGGACTTCACCGCCCACCACGTCGAGCGGGGCTCCTGGCTGTGGACGCGCCCCGGGCAGGTCCTGCAGTGGGGAGACCTCACCCGGGCCGAGGGGACGCTGATCGCCTTCGAGCGGGAGTTCCCGGACCCGGGCACCGCCCGCGCGGCCCGGCTCGACGATCCGCACGCGCCCGTGCTGCGTAGACCGAAGAGCGAGGACGCGACGTCGCTGCGGGTGGCCGGGGCGCATCTGGAGCACGAGTTCCTGACACCCGGGCGGCTGCCGCTCGACGCGCGCGTCGCCGTACTGCGCCATCTGCTGGACGTGCTGATCCTGCGCCTGGCCCATCTGGAGGAGCCCGGCAGTCCGGGCGGCGGGCCAAGCGAAACCTTTCTGCGGTTCCGCGAGACCGTCGAGCGGGACTTCGCGCACACCCGGCGGGTGGACGACTACGCCCTCGCCCTCGGCTACTCCGCCCGCACGCTGTCCCGGGCCGCCCTCGACGCGGCGGGGATCGGCGCCAAGGAGTTCATCGACCGCCGGGTCGTACTGGAGGCCAAGCGGCTGCTCGCCCACACCGACCTGGCCGCCGCCCGTATCGCCGCCCAACTGGGCTTTTCCAGTGCCACGAACTTCGCCAAGTACTTCCACCAGCGCGCCGGGCAGGCACCCATCGCGTTCCGCACGGCGGTACGCGGAGGGGGTACGGGTATCCCGGGCGCACGCGCCCCCCGGTGA
- a CDS encoding nuclear transport factor 2 family protein: MGTAAPVFDAEALRRGIEGHSAADLLSLYADDAELRVVDRNTQPSHPMVKHGRGEIAEMLNDVYSRDMTHKMEQCVVQGDHVAFTESCSYPDGVRVLSTSMMSLRDGKIIEQTLVQAWDE; this comes from the coding sequence ATGGGCACGGCAGCCCCCGTCTTCGACGCAGAGGCACTGCGCCGGGGCATCGAAGGACACAGTGCGGCAGATCTGCTGTCGCTCTACGCGGACGACGCGGAACTGCGCGTCGTCGACCGCAACACCCAGCCCAGTCACCCGATGGTCAAACACGGTCGCGGCGAGATCGCCGAGATGCTCAACGACGTATACAGCCGGGACATGACGCACAAGATGGAGCAGTGCGTCGTGCAGGGCGACCACGTCGCCTTCACCGAGTCCTGCTCGTACCCCGACGGGGTACGGGTGTTGAGCACATCGATGATGTCGTTGCGCGACGGGAAGATCATCGAGCAGACACTGGTCCAGGCATGGGACGAATAG
- a CDS encoding polyprenyl synthetase family protein translates to MDLHREMSADIAAERESALDLLGPSAASVRAAVAELLEHRTFAYPLSVLPVIVHAVETGTPGPAVPLAVVHELWWTSACYLDDLADGQAAFAAGGLGESEALLATVIGGIPLPLLVVQSPRIPEAARGALSAEIVRCWITATEGQLRDLRADMGARRDAVVTAYLGKSGAPFSMVTAMAAQLAGRTHERVELWREFGNVFGILWQLFNDQQDILTGRDEDLANGTVTYLLACAVEDADAGSPDRILELHAAARHSLDARAALTAFLLAPEVLRRYEEDISAFRDRAHRLLRELGGDEAYSSVLRDLVDRASPMLLQAREPLSGVVAAQHR, encoded by the coding sequence ATGGATCTGCATCGGGAGATGTCCGCGGACATCGCGGCGGAGCGGGAGTCCGCGCTCGACCTGCTGGGACCGTCGGCCGCGTCGGTCCGGGCGGCGGTCGCCGAACTCCTGGAACACCGGACGTTCGCCTACCCCCTGTCGGTGCTGCCGGTCATCGTCCACGCCGTGGAGACCGGGACGCCCGGACCGGCGGTCCCGCTGGCCGTCGTCCACGAACTGTGGTGGACCTCCGCCTGCTACCTGGACGACCTCGCCGACGGTCAGGCCGCCTTCGCCGCCGGTGGGCTCGGTGAGAGCGAGGCGCTGCTCGCCACGGTCATCGGCGGAATCCCGCTCCCCCTGCTCGTCGTTCAGTCGCCGCGGATCCCCGAGGCGGCGCGCGGCGCGCTGTCCGCCGAGATCGTGAGGTGCTGGATCACCGCGACCGAGGGGCAGTTGAGGGACCTGCGCGCGGACATGGGCGCCCGGCGCGACGCGGTCGTCACGGCCTACCTCGGGAAGTCCGGCGCGCCGTTCAGCATGGTCACGGCCATGGCCGCGCAACTGGCGGGCCGAACACACGAAAGAGTCGAACTCTGGCGGGAGTTCGGCAACGTCTTCGGCATCCTGTGGCAGCTGTTCAACGATCAGCAGGACATACTGACCGGCCGCGACGAAGACCTCGCGAACGGCACGGTGACCTATCTGCTCGCCTGCGCCGTGGAGGATGCCGACGCCGGTTCCCCGGACCGCATCCTGGAACTGCACGCCGCCGCGCGCCACTCGCTCGACGCCCGCGCGGCACTCACCGCGTTCCTCCTGGCACCCGAGGTGCTGCGCCGGTACGAGGAGGACATCAGCGCGTTCCGCGACCGGGCGCACCGCCTGCTGCGCGAACTCGGCGGCGACGAGGCCTATTCGTCCGTCCTGCGCGACCTCGTGGACCGGGCTTCCCCGATGCTCCTACAGGCGCGGGAGCCGCTCTCCGGAGTGGTTGCCGCCCAGCACCGATGA
- a CDS encoding TetR/AcrR family transcriptional regulator translates to MAGRIRQPTGRYGGRTAEERQAERRQRFLDAGLELFGAGPGYRSTTVAALSEAAGLSTRQFYEAFRGLEDVLAALHLQVNDWAEEAALAALAETRDLPLAERATALFRAYAANVTSDPRRIRITFVEIIGVSARLEEQRLARRARWVEFICGEAAAAVARGEAAQRDYRLAATAFIGSVNGLLHDWNAGRVDATLDEVVEELVRQLLAVLRPADWRAEGSGAGPPVDPRPGAGERRRP, encoded by the coding sequence GTGGCGGGCAGGATCAGACAGCCCACCGGCCGCTACGGCGGCAGAACGGCTGAGGAGCGGCAGGCGGAGCGCCGCCAACGCTTCCTCGACGCCGGGCTCGAACTGTTCGGCGCCGGACCCGGATACCGGTCCACGACCGTGGCGGCCCTCAGCGAGGCGGCGGGACTGTCGACGCGCCAGTTCTACGAGGCGTTCCGGGGCCTGGAGGACGTCCTGGCGGCCCTTCATCTCCAGGTCAACGACTGGGCCGAGGAGGCCGCCCTCGCCGCGCTCGCCGAGACCCGCGACCTGCCGCTCGCCGAGCGCGCCACCGCTCTGTTCCGCGCCTACGCGGCGAACGTGACAAGCGACCCGCGCCGCATCCGCATCACCTTCGTGGAGATCATCGGCGTGAGCGCGCGACTGGAGGAGCAGCGGCTCGCCCGCCGGGCCCGCTGGGTGGAGTTCATCTGCGGCGAGGCGGCGGCCGCCGTGGCGAGAGGAGAGGCGGCGCAGCGCGACTACCGCCTCGCCGCGACCGCCTTCATCGGCAGCGTGAACGGCCTGCTGCACGACTGGAACGCCGGACGGGTGGACGCGACCCTGGACGAGGTCGTCGAGGAACTGGTCCGCCAACTGCTCGCCGTCCTGCGCCCGGCCGACTGGCGCGCGGAGGGATCCGGCGCGGGTCCGCCGGTGGACCCCAGGCCGGGAGCCGGCGAGCGGAGGCGGCCGTGA
- a CDS encoding YncE family protein gives MSVLRARHLCSLAAALTLTLGATATAATAASADGAQASATDLREVMFVGNNWEGTADVIKSTGDFAKVGRINVIPDKDARLAAINADPIKWAYFMGIRSGVGEGHDQFVDDMYSTPDGRSVVVSRPSFADVVSIDLATGRINWRFPVAGYRSDHMAVSPDGTRVAVSASTANTVHVLDITTGAQLGSFATGDKPHENIFTHDGKYIWNMAIGDVTTALDDPWLDWTKGDRKITVVDATTYKQVKVIDMRQRLDAIGLTDFSDAVRPAVFSPDESKLYFQVSFFNGFLEYDVATDRITRVKTLPKNPATSSDRTTWVNDSRHHGISMNPSGTKLCVAGTMDDYATVVDRATLQEGPLVPASKPYWATVSGDGKDCVISESGADQVTAIDFATGQKTVSVPVGDHPQRVRLGHVEANWSGPSGS, from the coding sequence ATGTCCGTGCTCAGAGCCAGACACCTCTGTTCTCTCGCCGCGGCCCTCACCCTCACCCTGGGCGCCACGGCGACCGCCGCGACCGCCGCGTCCGCCGACGGCGCGCAGGCCTCCGCCACCGATCTGCGCGAGGTGATGTTCGTCGGCAACAACTGGGAGGGCACCGCGGACGTCATCAAGTCCACCGGTGACTTCGCGAAGGTCGGCCGGATCAACGTCATCCCGGACAAGGACGCGCGGCTCGCGGCGATCAACGCCGATCCCATCAAGTGGGCCTACTTCATGGGCATTCGAAGCGGCGTCGGCGAGGGGCACGACCAGTTCGTCGACGACATGTACTCCACGCCCGACGGCAGGTCGGTGGTGGTCTCACGCCCGAGCTTCGCCGACGTCGTCTCCATCGACCTCGCCACGGGACGGATCAACTGGCGTTTCCCCGTCGCGGGTTACCGCTCGGACCACATGGCCGTGTCCCCCGACGGCACGCGGGTCGCGGTCTCGGCCTCGACCGCGAACACCGTGCACGTACTCGACATCACGACCGGCGCACAGCTCGGCTCCTTCGCCACCGGCGACAAGCCGCACGAGAACATCTTCACCCACGACGGCAAGTACATCTGGAACATGGCCATCGGTGACGTCACCACCGCTCTCGACGACCCCTGGCTGGACTGGACGAAGGGCGACCGGAAGATCACCGTCGTCGACGCGACCACCTACAAGCAGGTCAAGGTGATCGACATGCGCCAGCGCCTCGACGCGATCGGCCTCACGGACTTCTCCGACGCCGTCCGCCCGGCCGTCTTCTCTCCGGACGAGTCGAAACTGTACTTCCAGGTGTCGTTCTTCAACGGCTTCCTGGAGTACGACGTCGCGACCGACCGGATCACCCGGGTCAAGACCCTCCCGAAGAACCCCGCCACCAGCAGCGACCGCACCACCTGGGTCAACGACTCGCGCCACCACGGCATTTCGATGAACCCGTCCGGCACCAAACTGTGCGTGGCGGGCACGATGGACGACTACGCGACCGTCGTGGACCGCGCGACGCTCCAGGAGGGCCCGCTGGTCCCGGCGTCCAAGCCCTACTGGGCGACCGTCAGCGGCGACGGCAAGGACTGTGTCATCTCCGAGAGCGGCGCCGACCAGGTCACCGCCATCGACTTCGCCACCGGGCAGAAGACCGTGTCGGTGCCGGTCGGCGACCACCCCCAGCGGGTTCGCCTCGGCCATGTGGAGGCGAACTGGAGCGGGCCGAGCGGAAGCTGA